In a single window of the Acyrthosiphon pisum isolate AL4f chromosome X, pea_aphid_22Mar2018_4r6ur, whole genome shotgun sequence genome:
- the LOC100168582 gene encoding transcriptional adapter 2B: MDNTCTYCQDVIDSLTVICLECSYFQLCLACYSHGAEIGEHKNNHGYKLKGQKSPGQYLVTTDGWTGDELMQILDFAEQYSFGCWDELPKHILNRTPSEIKFQFAKYFLDGTIGRLTWGTINKPQLEDRTVNFKLNESVTHLSGLSKAQYAEIGYNPIRDEFELENDFDNNAEAVLSITSEWNDFGDDYNLACIDMYCARLYEREYAKEVVHDYQLMDKYFFSKDKPKRRLTPEERSIISIENQIKKFSRYLTEVELWSLNIRLQQEYLLKKRREEFIYYRKNGITKIYDIVKFNLLHYSMVIDEQSEQSSSDVLTPAPIKRGEKKRKKRKRPKLFHKKNHVYHRTPQYIAALNRVLTQNNETEDNSD; this comes from the exons tgttatagTCATGGAGCAGAAATTGGAGAGCATAAAAATAACCATGGATAcaagttaaaa ggTCAAAAATCACCTGGGCAGTATTTAGTTACAACGGACGGATGGACTGGTGATGAGCTCATGCAAATTTTAGACTTTGCTGAGCAATATTCTTTTGGATGTTGGGATGAGTTACCAAAACACATATTAAATCGAACTCCATcag aaatcaaatttcaatttgCTAAATATTTCTTGGATGGTACGATTGGAAGGCTAACATGGGGTACAATAAATAAACCACAATTAGAAGATCGTACTGTTAATTTCAAACTAAATGAAAGTGTTACTCATTTATCTGGATTATCTAAAGCTCAGTATGCTGAAATTGGATACAATCCAATAAGAGACGAATTTGAGTTG GAAAATGATTTTGACAATAATGCAGAGGCAGTTTTAAGTATTACATCAGAATGGAATGATTTTGGAGATG attataatCTTGCGTGTATCGATATGTATTGTGCACGGTTATATGAACGTGAATATGCCAAAGAAGTTGTTCACGATTATCAATTGatggataaatattttttctctaaAGATAAACCCAAGCGTAGACTAACACCAGAAGAAAG aAGTATAATAAGcattgaaaatcaaataaaaaaattcagtcGATATTTAACGGAAGTTGAATTGTGGTCATTAAATATACGGCTGCAACAAGAATATCTGCTAAAAAAACGGCGTGAAGAATTTATCTATTACAGAAAAAAtggaattacaaaaatatacgacattgtaaaatttaatcTTTTACATTATAGCATGGTCATagatg AACAATCCGAACAATCATCTTCTGATGTTCTAACTCCGGCACCCATCAAACGTGGTGAAAAGAAAAGG aaaaaacgAAAACGACCAAAATTATTCCATAAGAAAAATCATGTTTATCATCGTACACCTCAATACATTGCTGCTCTCAATAGAGTATTGACTCAAAATAATGAAACTGAAGATAATTCTGATTAA